The Syntrophobotulus glycolicus DSM 8271 DNA window AAGCAGTGATGATCACGCATGCCTCCAATGTGTGCGGAACAATTTTTCCTTTGAAAGAAATCGGAGCATTTTGCCAGCGGCATCATTTACTTTTTATTGTAGATTCCGCTCAAACTGCCGGTCATCTCGAAATTGACATGCAAGAAACCGGTATCCATGCTTTAGGCTTCACTGGTCATAAAGGTTTACTGGGACCCCAGGGTATCGGGGGAATCGTTTTGGCTGATCAAATTATCCCCTTGTTCCAGCCGGTCATCGTCGGGGGATCGGGCAGTCATTCGGAGAACCCTTATCAGCCCAATGACATGCCGGATAAATATGAAGCGGGTACACCCAATCTTCCCGGTATTTACGGACTGCATGCGTCTTTAAATTATATCAGAACCACCGGCCTTCAAACAATCAGAGATAAGGAAATGAAGCTGACCTCAAAATTGATCGATAATCTGCAGAACGCAAAGGGGCTCAAACTGATTGGCAGTCCTGATCTTGATCAGAGAACTGCCGTATTATCTTTTGATTTTATCGGTAAAGATAATGCTTTAATCAGTTACAAACTGGAAAAAGATTACGGTCTCATCAACCGCTGTGGACTGCACTGTTCTCCACTGGCCCATCAAACTCTGGGCACTTTCCCCCGGGGAGCAGTCCGTCTCAGTTTAAGCTGTTTTAACACCTTAGAGGAAATTGACTATGCTTCAAAAGCGATCTTGTCAGTATGCCGCTCTTCTTAGTCCCAGCCCCTCACTGTTTTTCATCTTAATTTTTTAAATTCCTCATTTCCTTGATCAAGCTTATCTCTCTATATCTGCTAGAAATTTATCTATATATTTACATGAATCTGCTATATATTATTTTCTTTATATTTACATATATATTTACATGAAATTTTATAGTGTTTTTATTATAATTATTTTGCTTACAATATCAACATAAATTTTAAGTATTATTTTAATCTATTTTTACATGCAAATTTTCATGACATTGTTTTTTTTTGTTTCAGAATATTTTATCTTGAACTATCGAAGCCAAGAATAAAATTACTGATTTTGGTAATAATGATTAATAATTGATAATAATCATTTACAAACAGTAATTTTAGGAGGGAAACTCCATTGGCTCTTTCTTTATTTCGTGAAAATATACATTTAAGAGCGCACTATGAGGATCGAGACGGCTTATTAAAAATTCAAACTAAACTCAGACAACATCTCATATTGTCTTCAAATCGCCCTGCTGTCGTGCTTTGCATAGGGACAGACCGTTCAACCGGCGATTCCCTGGGTCCTCTGACCGGCACGAAACTTTCCCAACGGCATATTTCCGGCTTAAATGTTTTAGGAACACTGGATCATCCCATTCATGCTGAAAACCTTGTTGAAACCCTTGCTAAAGTCAATGACATTTACTGTAACCCGTATATTATCGCTCTTGATGCCTGTTTAGGCCGGTTGGATTCCATAGGTTACATTACCCTTGAAGAAAGACCCTTAAAACCTGGCAGCGCGGTGAAAAAAAAACTGCCGGAAGTTGGGGAAATCCACCTCACCGGCATCGTTAATCTCAATGGTTTTATGGAATATATGGTTCTCCAGAATACCAGATTGAATATCGTCTGGAAACTTTCTGATATTCTTAGCTCCATCCTGGCAAATACTTTCTTAAGTTTGCCGTAATCATATTTTTATGGTTTCCATAGCTAATTGAACGGCTTCTTTTTCCTCGTCCATCATTTTCGCTTTAGTTTGGCCTTGTTCTATTGCCTTTGCATATATTCTGCACTCTTCTCTGCTATGAATACCGGTCAGGATAAGACCTGTTCCTTCCTGATTAAGAAGAGCAACTGAAAAACTTAAATCGGATCCCATATTCTCAAAAGAATTAAAGCGCACCACCCCTATTCCGTCTACTCCCTGCCGAAGCTTATCTTCTGCTGCTCCTAAACGCTTTTCATGTTTGGAAGTCAGTTCACTTATTTTTCTTACTTCATTTAAGTTGGCTTGAAGTAGTTGTTCTAAATCATTGCCGGAGACCATCTTTTGCAAACTAATATAAGCATCCTGGAATTTTCTCATCTTTGAACGAAGTAAGATATTGATGATTATCGCGATCATTGCTAAAAGTATTGCCGCCCCGGAAACAAAAAGCATTAGAGAAGAAAGATCTGTCTGCAGCAAATTATGTACCCCCTAAAATCAATGTTTTGTGTTTTGTTCCACGTGGAACAATATATTTTTCTCTATTAACTCGTTTCAATACGCCAAAGCTCCAATAATCTATCCAGCTCATCTTTAGAGTAGTATTCAATTTCTATTTTCCCACGCTTATCATTTCCAACTATTTTCACTTTAGTCTGAAATGTCCCATGCAATTTTTCCTGTATATCCTTAAGCTCGCTATGCTGAAAGACCCTCTGCGGTTTCTTTTTTGCATTTCTAAACGAATCCGGATCTCCTTCAGATGTCGTTTCCTCATTTAAGATTTTCCCGGCAATAATCATTTCCAATTGCCGCACTGATAAAGCATCTTCAACAACCGTCCTGGCCAGTTCTATTTGTTTTGAAGAATCCTCAACTCCCAGAAGCACCTTGGCATGTCCCAGGGAAAGGTCTGCGTTACTCAATAGAAGCAATACTTCTTGGGGAAGCTGGATGATTCTGAGCAGATTTGCTACTGTCGGCCTGCCTTTACCAACTTTTTTTGCTACCTGATCCTGGGTCAGACCATAGTCATTCATCAGGCGGGCATACGCCAAACCTTCTTCAATAGGAGAAAGGTCTGTACGCTGAATATTTTCAATCAAGGCCTTCTCCGTCATATCCTGATCCGAACATTCCCGCACGATACAGCTGATTCGATCCAGCCCAAGCAGTTGAGAGGCCCGGAACCGTCTCTCCCCGGCAATAATGCAATATTTCCCCTCATGAGGCTTGACCAGGACGGGCTGAATCAGTCCGTGCTCCCTGATAGAATCTGCCAGCTCCTGCAATTTTTCCTGATCAAACTCTTTACGCGGCTGATTGGGATTCGGAACAAGATCCCTTAGCAGTATTTCCTTTATTTCACCATTGGTATTATCCCTCTCTACAATTAAAGCCCCCAGACCTTTGCCTAAACCTTTTCTAGACACGCTCCAACACCTCCTCAGCCAAATCCCTGTATACCTCCGCTCCACGAGATTTCGTATCGTATAGAATAATAGGCTGACCATGACTTGGCGCTTCACTCAATCTTACGTTTCTTGGAATAATTGTCCTGAATACCTTATCTCTAAAATAGCGCTTAACTTCATCAACAACTTGAATCGATAAATTGGTTCTGGCATCAAACATCGTCAGTAAAACTCCCAAAACCTCCAATTCCCGGTTCAAAGATTTCCTGACTTTGTCCAGTGTATTCATTAATAAGCTCAACCCTTCCAGAGCATAATACTCACACTGGATGGGAATCAGAACGTCAGTCGCCGCACACAAAGCATTCAAAGTTAAAAGTCCTAAAGAAGGCGGACAATCAATCAAAATAAAATCAAATTCATTTTGTATTTCCTTAACAGCTTGTCCCAGTCTGCTTTCCCGCTGAGACAAAGATACCAATTCTATTTCCGCTCCGGCAAGCTCTATCCTGGCCGGAGCAACTTTCATTTTCTTCAGCTCGGTATCCAAAATCACATTGCGGATATCCTCATCATTAATAATCACATCATATATACAACGGGAAAGCCTGTGCTTCATCACCCCACAGCCGCTGGTAGCATTGCCCTGAGGGTCCAAGTCAATTAAAAGGACCTTACTTCCTCTCTCTACCAAGCTGGAGGCAAGATTGACAGCGGTAGTTGTTTTTGCCACGCCTCCCTTCTGGTTGACAATGGCTACAATTCTGGCCAAGAAATCACTCCTCTGATCTAAAATGAAATATTTTTGCAAAATATCCCTACCTCTTATACTATCAAACAGCAAAGCAAAATAAAACCCGCCAAACAAAGAAACATCAACAAAAATATGGCAGAATACTTTACATACTCTGCCACACACTCCAAAATCATTTGCAAAAAATTTTTAAAGAGGTATTTTCTTGGGAGTTCCCGCTTTGCGAGGATATTTTTCCGAAGTTATACCGATTTTACGGACAATGATGAGAGAACGATACTCCGCAGCCTCCCCCAGATGATATTGATGAATTCTTTCCACCGTGCAATTCAATTCTTTTAAAGCACGATTCGATCTGGAGATCTCTTCTTCAGGATCTTTTCCTTTCGCGGCCAATAAAACCCCGCCAACTTTTAATAGAGGTACAGTATATTCCAGAAGAACAGGCAAGTCAGCCAGTGCCCGGGCCGTGACA harbors:
- a CDS encoding aminotransferase class V-fold PLP-dependent enzyme, coding for MSMMFNQRVYLNNAATSFPKAPGVAEAVAGYITDIGSNIHRGQYKEALAAEETVLETRELLCALFHAPKPENVVFHKNITESLNLLILGIFKPGDHVLISSMEHNAIIRPLNHFTRNNPGFSYSVLPCTADGSLSLDGKLPLQEAVDQFMLKFLRPNTKAVMITHASNVCGTIFPLKEIGAFCQRHHLLFIVDSAQTAGHLEIDMQETGIHALGFTGHKGLLGPQGIGGIVLADQIIPLFQPVIVGGSGSHSENPYQPNDMPDKYEAGTPNLPGIYGLHASLNYIRTTGLQTIRDKEMKLTSKLIDNLQNAKGLKLIGSPDLDQRTAVLSFDFIGKDNALISYKLEKDYGLINRCGLHCSPLAHQTLGTFPRGAVRLSLSCFNTLEEIDYASKAILSVCRSS
- the yyaC gene encoding spore protease YyaC; this translates as MALSLFRENIHLRAHYEDRDGLLKIQTKLRQHLILSSNRPAVVLCIGTDRSTGDSLGPLTGTKLSQRHISGLNVLGTLDHPIHAENLVETLAKVNDIYCNPYIIALDACLGRLDSIGYITLEERPLKPGSAVKKKLPEVGEIHLTGIVNLNGFMEYMVLQNTRLNIVWKLSDILSSILANTFLSLP
- a CDS encoding DUF4446 family protein → MLQTDLSSLMLFVSGAAILLAMIAIIINILLRSKMRKFQDAYISLQKMVSGNDLEQLLQANLNEVRKISELTSKHEKRLGAAEDKLRQGVDGIGVVRFNSFENMGSDLSFSVALLNQEGTGLILTGIHSREECRIYAKAIEQGQTKAKMMDEEKEAVQLAMETIKI
- a CDS encoding ParB/RepB/Spo0J family partition protein, yielding MSRKGLGKGLGALIVERDNTNGEIKEILLRDLVPNPNQPRKEFDQEKLQELADSIREHGLIQPVLVKPHEGKYCIIAGERRFRASQLLGLDRISCIVRECSDQDMTEKALIENIQRTDLSPIEEGLAYARLMNDYGLTQDQVAKKVGKGRPTVANLLRIIQLPQEVLLLLSNADLSLGHAKVLLGVEDSSKQIELARTVVEDALSVRQLEMIIAGKILNEETTSEGDPDSFRNAKKKPQRVFQHSELKDIQEKLHGTFQTKVKIVGNDKRGKIEIEYYSKDELDRLLELWRIETS
- a CDS encoding ParA family protein; translated protein: MARIVAIVNQKGGVAKTTTAVNLASSLVERGSKVLLIDLDPQGNATSGCGVMKHRLSRCIYDVIINDEDIRNVILDTELKKMKVAPARIELAGAEIELVSLSQRESRLGQAVKEIQNEFDFILIDCPPSLGLLTLNALCAATDVLIPIQCEYYALEGLSLLMNTLDKVRKSLNRELEVLGVLLTMFDARTNLSIQVVDEVKRYFRDKVFRTIIPRNVRLSEAPSHGQPIILYDTKSRGAEVYRDLAEEVLERV